In the genome of Calliopsis andreniformis isolate RMS-2024a chromosome 10, iyCalAndr_principal, whole genome shotgun sequence, one region contains:
- the Prp40 gene encoding pre-mRNA processing factor 40 isoform X2, translating into MASNDGIPPPAAVPGFPPTTPNITSSFVPPIMPAAPFIPPPSLPPGPPGIMPPQFSIPPPGFSFPITAAPPPDAGVIAPPQMTASAIPPPSPIANEAASTVQPITVAEKKTDWTEHKAPDGRTYYYNNVTKQSLWEKPDELKTPSELLLSQCPWKEYKSENGKVYYHNVTTKESRWTIPTELEELKTRIAAEEAAATAAAVVASATNTIVPVAMQHLSPNVALTNASQTSTPEPGGKSAIEQAMAATLAAINIPTPPAKPDEDSNSAKGSANDSRTSTPEPKMQFKDKKEAIEAFKELLRERDVPSNATWEQAVKLIQSDPRYPQMKKLNERKQAFNAYKTQKLKEEREQERLRLKKAKEDLEQFLLENERMTSTTKYYKCEEMFGNLEVWRAVGDSDRRDIYEDVIFNLAKREKEEAKQLKKRNTKRLAQVLDTMTDVTYRTTWQEAQSLLLQHAAFAEDADLLEMDKEDALLVFENHIRQLEKDEEEEKEHEKKRRKRQERKNRDAFISLLDELHEQGKLTSMSLWVELYPMLSADLRFSAMLGQSGSTPLDLFKFYVEDLKSRFHDEKKIIREILKDKNFEVQVNTTFEEFATVVCEDRKSATLDAGNVKLTYNLLLEKAEAREKERVKEETRKFKKLETGFKNLLKTLNVDYQMTWDDVRNKIEEESDFKAITLESERVRIFKEYQHELEESCSHHHIRSKKKKTKKVKRKSRSRSHSESEGSDKGLKKKRHKSRSPSIPSKSDSSGSDTRKSKRKKSKKKRGRSHSRSHSRLPSSEESPERKRKEEKHRRASAHSEGSVTENAEHHELSEDELEKQRAQLLRELQMQQEDN; encoded by the exons CCTCCTGGTTTTAGTTTTCCAATTACTGCTGCTCCTCCACCCGATGCAGGAGTTATAG CACCTCCTCAGATGACAGCGTCAGCTATTCCACCCCCATCACCAATAGCAAACGAAGCTGCATCTACTGTTCAACCTATCACAGTAGCAGAGAAAAAGACTGATTGGACTGAACACAAAGCTCCAGATGGAAGGACATATTACTATAATAATGTTACAAAACAATCTTTGTGGGAGAAACCAGATGAACTGAAAACACCTAGTGAATTACTTTTATCTCAGTGTCCTTGGAAAGAATATAAGTCAGAGAATGGGAAAGTATATTATCACAATGTAACAACTAAAGAGTCAAGATGGACTATTCCCACAGAATTAGAAGAATTGAAAACAAGAATTGCAGCTGAAGAAGCTGCTGCAACTGCAGCAGCAGTTGTTGCAAGTGCCACAAACAC AATAGTTCCTGTAGCCATGCAACATTTATCTCCAAATGTTGCATTAACAAATGCATCTCAAACTAGTACACCAGAACCAGGTGGAAAGTCTGCAATTGAACAAGCCATGGCTGCAACACTTGCAGCAATAAACATTCCTACTCCTCCTGCAAAGCCAGATGAGGATAGCAATTCTGCCAAAGGATCAGCAAATGACAGTCGTACCAGTACTCCTGAACCAAAAATGCAATTTAAGGATAAAAAGGAGGCAATTGAAGCATTCAAAGAGTTACTGCGAGAGAGAGATGTACCGTCGAATGCTACATGGGAACAGGCAGTAAAATTAATTCAAAGTGATCCTAGATATCCACAGATGAAGAAATTAAATGAACGTAAGCAAGCATTCAATGCGTACAAAACGCAAAAGCTTAAAGAGGAACGTGAACAAGAGCGATTGAG ATTAAAAAAAGCGAAAGAAGATTTGGAACAATTTTTGTTAGAAAATGAGAGAATGACGAGTACAACAAAGTATTACAAATGCGAAGAAATGTTCGGCAACTTGGAAGTATGGCGAGCTGTAGGCGATTCCGATCGTCGGGATATTTATGAGGATGTTATCTTCAATTTGGCAAAACGCGAAAAAGAGGAGGCAAAGCAGCTAAAAAAACGAAATACAAAGAGACTAGCACAAGTTTTAGATACTATGACTGATGTTACATATAGAACTACTTGGCAAGAAGCAcaatcattacttttacaacaTGCAGCATTTGCAGAAGATGCAGACTTATTAGAAATGGACAAAGAAGATGCTTTATTAGTATTTGAAAATCATATACGACAATTGGAAAAagatgaagaagaagagaaGGAACACGAGAAGAAACGCAGAAAACGACAAGAGAGAAAAAACAGGGACGCTTTTATA AGTTTACTTGACGAACTTCATGAGCAAGGAAAATTAACGTCGATGTCACTTTGGGTAGAACTTTATCCAATGTTATCAGCTGATTTAAGATTTTCAGCTATGCTTGGTCAGTCGGGATCAACTCCATTAGACCTCTTTAAGTTTTATGTTGAGGATCTGAAATCTAGATTCCATGACGAGAAAAAGATCATCAGGGAAATTCTGAAAGACAAGAATTTCGAAGTGCAAGTTAATACAACTTTTGAAGAGTTTGCAACTGTTGTATGCGAGGATAGAAAATCTGCGACATTAGACGCAGGTAATGTAAAATTGACGTACAATTTACTGCTCGAAAAAGCTGAAGCACGGGAAAAGGAGCGTGTAAAAGAAGAAACTAGAAAGTTCAAAAAACTAGAAACGGGTTTCAAGAATTTATTGAAAACTCTTAACGTCGATTATCAAATGACTTGGGACGATGTGCGAAATAAAATTGAGGAAGAATCAGATTTTAAAGCGATCACGTTAGAAAGCGAAAGAGTTCGAATTTTTAAGGAGTATCAGCACGAACTCGAAGAAAGTTGTAGTCACCATCATATTAGAAGTAAAaagaagaagacgaagaagGTGAAACGAAAATCACGATCTAGGTCACACAGT GAGTCTGAAGGTAGTGATAAGGGTTTAAAGAAGAAACGACATAAATCGCGTTCACCAAGTATCCCTAGTAAATCAGATAGTTCTGGATCTGATACTAGAAAATCAAAAAGGAAGAAGAGTAAAAAGAAGAGAGGTCGTAGCCACTCT CGTTCGCATTCGAGACTTCCGTCTTCTGAAGAATCACCAGAGAGGAAACGGAAAGAGGAGAAGCACAGAAGAGCTTCAGCCCACAGTGAAGGATCTGTTACTGAAAATGCTGAGCATCACGAGCTGTCCGAGGACGAATTAGAAAAGCAAAGAGCACAGTTATTACGCGAATTGCAAATGCAACAAGAAGATAACTAA
- the Prp40 gene encoding pre-mRNA processing factor 40 isoform X1, with protein MASNDGIPPPAAVPGFPPTTPNITSSFVPPIMPAAPFIPPPSLPPGPPGIMPPQFSIPPPGFSFPITAAPPPDAGVIAAPPQMTASAIPPPSPIANEAASTVQPITVAEKKTDWTEHKAPDGRTYYYNNVTKQSLWEKPDELKTPSELLLSQCPWKEYKSENGKVYYHNVTTKESRWTIPTELEELKTRIAAEEAAATAAAVVASATNTIVPVAMQHLSPNVALTNASQTSTPEPGGKSAIEQAMAATLAAINIPTPPAKPDEDSNSAKGSANDSRTSTPEPKMQFKDKKEAIEAFKELLRERDVPSNATWEQAVKLIQSDPRYPQMKKLNERKQAFNAYKTQKLKEEREQERLRLKKAKEDLEQFLLENERMTSTTKYYKCEEMFGNLEVWRAVGDSDRRDIYEDVIFNLAKREKEEAKQLKKRNTKRLAQVLDTMTDVTYRTTWQEAQSLLLQHAAFAEDADLLEMDKEDALLVFENHIRQLEKDEEEEKEHEKKRRKRQERKNRDAFISLLDELHEQGKLTSMSLWVELYPMLSADLRFSAMLGQSGSTPLDLFKFYVEDLKSRFHDEKKIIREILKDKNFEVQVNTTFEEFATVVCEDRKSATLDAGNVKLTYNLLLEKAEAREKERVKEETRKFKKLETGFKNLLKTLNVDYQMTWDDVRNKIEEESDFKAITLESERVRIFKEYQHELEESCSHHHIRSKKKKTKKVKRKSRSRSHSESEGSDKGLKKKRHKSRSPSIPSKSDSSGSDTRKSKRKKSKKKRGRSHSRSHSRLPSSEESPERKRKEEKHRRASAHSEGSVTENAEHHELSEDELEKQRAQLLRELQMQQEDN; from the exons CCTCCTGGTTTTAGTTTTCCAATTACTGCTGCTCCTCCACCCGATGCAGGAGTTATAG CAGCACCTCCTCAGATGACAGCGTCAGCTATTCCACCCCCATCACCAATAGCAAACGAAGCTGCATCTACTGTTCAACCTATCACAGTAGCAGAGAAAAAGACTGATTGGACTGAACACAAAGCTCCAGATGGAAGGACATATTACTATAATAATGTTACAAAACAATCTTTGTGGGAGAAACCAGATGAACTGAAAACACCTAGTGAATTACTTTTATCTCAGTGTCCTTGGAAAGAATATAAGTCAGAGAATGGGAAAGTATATTATCACAATGTAACAACTAAAGAGTCAAGATGGACTATTCCCACAGAATTAGAAGAATTGAAAACAAGAATTGCAGCTGAAGAAGCTGCTGCAACTGCAGCAGCAGTTGTTGCAAGTGCCACAAACAC AATAGTTCCTGTAGCCATGCAACATTTATCTCCAAATGTTGCATTAACAAATGCATCTCAAACTAGTACACCAGAACCAGGTGGAAAGTCTGCAATTGAACAAGCCATGGCTGCAACACTTGCAGCAATAAACATTCCTACTCCTCCTGCAAAGCCAGATGAGGATAGCAATTCTGCCAAAGGATCAGCAAATGACAGTCGTACCAGTACTCCTGAACCAAAAATGCAATTTAAGGATAAAAAGGAGGCAATTGAAGCATTCAAAGAGTTACTGCGAGAGAGAGATGTACCGTCGAATGCTACATGGGAACAGGCAGTAAAATTAATTCAAAGTGATCCTAGATATCCACAGATGAAGAAATTAAATGAACGTAAGCAAGCATTCAATGCGTACAAAACGCAAAAGCTTAAAGAGGAACGTGAACAAGAGCGATTGAG ATTAAAAAAAGCGAAAGAAGATTTGGAACAATTTTTGTTAGAAAATGAGAGAATGACGAGTACAACAAAGTATTACAAATGCGAAGAAATGTTCGGCAACTTGGAAGTATGGCGAGCTGTAGGCGATTCCGATCGTCGGGATATTTATGAGGATGTTATCTTCAATTTGGCAAAACGCGAAAAAGAGGAGGCAAAGCAGCTAAAAAAACGAAATACAAAGAGACTAGCACAAGTTTTAGATACTATGACTGATGTTACATATAGAACTACTTGGCAAGAAGCAcaatcattacttttacaacaTGCAGCATTTGCAGAAGATGCAGACTTATTAGAAATGGACAAAGAAGATGCTTTATTAGTATTTGAAAATCATATACGACAATTGGAAAAagatgaagaagaagagaaGGAACACGAGAAGAAACGCAGAAAACGACAAGAGAGAAAAAACAGGGACGCTTTTATA AGTTTACTTGACGAACTTCATGAGCAAGGAAAATTAACGTCGATGTCACTTTGGGTAGAACTTTATCCAATGTTATCAGCTGATTTAAGATTTTCAGCTATGCTTGGTCAGTCGGGATCAACTCCATTAGACCTCTTTAAGTTTTATGTTGAGGATCTGAAATCTAGATTCCATGACGAGAAAAAGATCATCAGGGAAATTCTGAAAGACAAGAATTTCGAAGTGCAAGTTAATACAACTTTTGAAGAGTTTGCAACTGTTGTATGCGAGGATAGAAAATCTGCGACATTAGACGCAGGTAATGTAAAATTGACGTACAATTTACTGCTCGAAAAAGCTGAAGCACGGGAAAAGGAGCGTGTAAAAGAAGAAACTAGAAAGTTCAAAAAACTAGAAACGGGTTTCAAGAATTTATTGAAAACTCTTAACGTCGATTATCAAATGACTTGGGACGATGTGCGAAATAAAATTGAGGAAGAATCAGATTTTAAAGCGATCACGTTAGAAAGCGAAAGAGTTCGAATTTTTAAGGAGTATCAGCACGAACTCGAAGAAAGTTGTAGTCACCATCATATTAGAAGTAAAaagaagaagacgaagaagGTGAAACGAAAATCACGATCTAGGTCACACAGT GAGTCTGAAGGTAGTGATAAGGGTTTAAAGAAGAAACGACATAAATCGCGTTCACCAAGTATCCCTAGTAAATCAGATAGTTCTGGATCTGATACTAGAAAATCAAAAAGGAAGAAGAGTAAAAAGAAGAGAGGTCGTAGCCACTCT CGTTCGCATTCGAGACTTCCGTCTTCTGAAGAATCACCAGAGAGGAAACGGAAAGAGGAGAAGCACAGAAGAGCTTCAGCCCACAGTGAAGGATCTGTTACTGAAAATGCTGAGCATCACGAGCTGTCCGAGGACGAATTAGAAAAGCAAAGAGCACAGTTATTACGCGAATTGCAAATGCAACAAGAAGATAACTAA
- the Prp40 gene encoding pre-mRNA processing factor 40 isoform X4, producing MTASAIPPPSPIANEAASTVQPITVAEKKTDWTEHKAPDGRTYYYNNVTKQSLWEKPDELKTPSELLLSQCPWKEYKSENGKVYYHNVTTKESRWTIPTELEELKTRIAAEEAAATAAAVVASATNTIVPVAMQHLSPNVALTNASQTSTPEPGGKSAIEQAMAATLAAINIPTPPAKPDEDSNSAKGSANDSRTSTPEPKMQFKDKKEAIEAFKELLRERDVPSNATWEQAVKLIQSDPRYPQMKKLNERKQAFNAYKTQKLKEEREQERLRLKKAKEDLEQFLLENERMTSTTKYYKCEEMFGNLEVWRAVGDSDRRDIYEDVIFNLAKREKEEAKQLKKRNTKRLAQVLDTMTDVTYRTTWQEAQSLLLQHAAFAEDADLLEMDKEDALLVFENHIRQLEKDEEEEKEHEKKRRKRQERKNRDAFISLLDELHEQGKLTSMSLWVELYPMLSADLRFSAMLGQSGSTPLDLFKFYVEDLKSRFHDEKKIIREILKDKNFEVQVNTTFEEFATVVCEDRKSATLDAGNVKLTYNLLLEKAEAREKERVKEETRKFKKLETGFKNLLKTLNVDYQMTWDDVRNKIEEESDFKAITLESERVRIFKEYQHELEESCSHHHIRSKKKKTKKVKRKSRSRSHSESEGSDKGLKKKRHKSRSPSIPSKSDSSGSDTRKSKRKKSKKKRGRSHSRSHSRLPSSEESPERKRKEEKHRRASAHSEGSVTENAEHHELSEDELEKQRAQLLRELQMQQEDN from the exons ATGACAGCGTCAGCTATTCCACCCCCATCACCAATAGCAAACGAAGCTGCATCTACTGTTCAACCTATCACAGTAGCAGAGAAAAAGACTGATTGGACTGAACACAAAGCTCCAGATGGAAGGACATATTACTATAATAATGTTACAAAACAATCTTTGTGGGAGAAACCAGATGAACTGAAAACACCTAGTGAATTACTTTTATCTCAGTGTCCTTGGAAAGAATATAAGTCAGAGAATGGGAAAGTATATTATCACAATGTAACAACTAAAGAGTCAAGATGGACTATTCCCACAGAATTAGAAGAATTGAAAACAAGAATTGCAGCTGAAGAAGCTGCTGCAACTGCAGCAGCAGTTGTTGCAAGTGCCACAAACAC AATAGTTCCTGTAGCCATGCAACATTTATCTCCAAATGTTGCATTAACAAATGCATCTCAAACTAGTACACCAGAACCAGGTGGAAAGTCTGCAATTGAACAAGCCATGGCTGCAACACTTGCAGCAATAAACATTCCTACTCCTCCTGCAAAGCCAGATGAGGATAGCAATTCTGCCAAAGGATCAGCAAATGACAGTCGTACCAGTACTCCTGAACCAAAAATGCAATTTAAGGATAAAAAGGAGGCAATTGAAGCATTCAAAGAGTTACTGCGAGAGAGAGATGTACCGTCGAATGCTACATGGGAACAGGCAGTAAAATTAATTCAAAGTGATCCTAGATATCCACAGATGAAGAAATTAAATGAACGTAAGCAAGCATTCAATGCGTACAAAACGCAAAAGCTTAAAGAGGAACGTGAACAAGAGCGATTGAG ATTAAAAAAAGCGAAAGAAGATTTGGAACAATTTTTGTTAGAAAATGAGAGAATGACGAGTACAACAAAGTATTACAAATGCGAAGAAATGTTCGGCAACTTGGAAGTATGGCGAGCTGTAGGCGATTCCGATCGTCGGGATATTTATGAGGATGTTATCTTCAATTTGGCAAAACGCGAAAAAGAGGAGGCAAAGCAGCTAAAAAAACGAAATACAAAGAGACTAGCACAAGTTTTAGATACTATGACTGATGTTACATATAGAACTACTTGGCAAGAAGCAcaatcattacttttacaacaTGCAGCATTTGCAGAAGATGCAGACTTATTAGAAATGGACAAAGAAGATGCTTTATTAGTATTTGAAAATCATATACGACAATTGGAAAAagatgaagaagaagagaaGGAACACGAGAAGAAACGCAGAAAACGACAAGAGAGAAAAAACAGGGACGCTTTTATA AGTTTACTTGACGAACTTCATGAGCAAGGAAAATTAACGTCGATGTCACTTTGGGTAGAACTTTATCCAATGTTATCAGCTGATTTAAGATTTTCAGCTATGCTTGGTCAGTCGGGATCAACTCCATTAGACCTCTTTAAGTTTTATGTTGAGGATCTGAAATCTAGATTCCATGACGAGAAAAAGATCATCAGGGAAATTCTGAAAGACAAGAATTTCGAAGTGCAAGTTAATACAACTTTTGAAGAGTTTGCAACTGTTGTATGCGAGGATAGAAAATCTGCGACATTAGACGCAGGTAATGTAAAATTGACGTACAATTTACTGCTCGAAAAAGCTGAAGCACGGGAAAAGGAGCGTGTAAAAGAAGAAACTAGAAAGTTCAAAAAACTAGAAACGGGTTTCAAGAATTTATTGAAAACTCTTAACGTCGATTATCAAATGACTTGGGACGATGTGCGAAATAAAATTGAGGAAGAATCAGATTTTAAAGCGATCACGTTAGAAAGCGAAAGAGTTCGAATTTTTAAGGAGTATCAGCACGAACTCGAAGAAAGTTGTAGTCACCATCATATTAGAAGTAAAaagaagaagacgaagaagGTGAAACGAAAATCACGATCTAGGTCACACAGT GAGTCTGAAGGTAGTGATAAGGGTTTAAAGAAGAAACGACATAAATCGCGTTCACCAAGTATCCCTAGTAAATCAGATAGTTCTGGATCTGATACTAGAAAATCAAAAAGGAAGAAGAGTAAAAAGAAGAGAGGTCGTAGCCACTCT CGTTCGCATTCGAGACTTCCGTCTTCTGAAGAATCACCAGAGAGGAAACGGAAAGAGGAGAAGCACAGAAGAGCTTCAGCCCACAGTGAAGGATCTGTTACTGAAAATGCTGAGCATCACGAGCTGTCCGAGGACGAATTAGAAAAGCAAAGAGCACAGTTATTACGCGAATTGCAAATGCAACAAGAAGATAACTAA
- the Prp40 gene encoding pre-mRNA processing factor 40 isoform X3 produces MASNDGIPPPAAVPGFPPTTPNITSSFVPPIMPAAPFIPPPSLPPGPPGIMPPQFSIPPPGFSFPITAAPPPDAGVIAAPPQMTASAIPPPSPIANEAASTVQPITVAEKKTDWTEHKAPDGRTYYYNNVTKQSLWEKPDELKTPSELLLSQCPWKEYKSENGKVYYHNVTTKESRWTIPTELEELKTRIAAEEAAATAAAVVASATNTIVPVAMQHLSPNVALTNASQTSTPEPGGKSAIEQAMAATLAAINIPTPPAKPDEDSNSAKGSANDSRTSTPEPKMQFKDKKEAIEAFKELLRERDVPSNATWEQAVKLIQSDPRYPQMKKLNERKQAFNAYKTQKLKEEREQERLRLKKAKEDLEQFLLENERMTSTTKYYKCEEMFGNLEVWRAVGDSDRRDIYEDVIFNLAKREKEEAKQLKKRNTKRLAQVLDTMTDVTYRTTWQEAQSLLLQHAAFAEDADLLEMDKEDALLVFENHIRQLEKDEEEEKEHEKKRRKRQERKNRDAFISLLDELHEQGKLTSMSLWVELYPMLSADLRFSAMLGQSGSTPLDLFKFYVEDLKSRFHDEKKIIREILKDKNFEVQVNTTFEEFATVVCEDRKSATLDAGNVKLTYNLLLEKAEAREKERVKEETRKFKKLETGFKNLLKTLNVDYQMTWDDVRNKIEEESDFKAITLESERVRIFKEYQHELEESCSHHHIRSKKKKTKKVKRKSRSRSHSSEGSDKGLKKKRHKSRSPSIPSKSDSSGSDTRKSKRKKSKKKRGRSHSRSHSRLPSSEESPERKRKEEKHRRASAHSEGSVTENAEHHELSEDELEKQRAQLLRELQMQQEDN; encoded by the exons CCTCCTGGTTTTAGTTTTCCAATTACTGCTGCTCCTCCACCCGATGCAGGAGTTATAG CAGCACCTCCTCAGATGACAGCGTCAGCTATTCCACCCCCATCACCAATAGCAAACGAAGCTGCATCTACTGTTCAACCTATCACAGTAGCAGAGAAAAAGACTGATTGGACTGAACACAAAGCTCCAGATGGAAGGACATATTACTATAATAATGTTACAAAACAATCTTTGTGGGAGAAACCAGATGAACTGAAAACACCTAGTGAATTACTTTTATCTCAGTGTCCTTGGAAAGAATATAAGTCAGAGAATGGGAAAGTATATTATCACAATGTAACAACTAAAGAGTCAAGATGGACTATTCCCACAGAATTAGAAGAATTGAAAACAAGAATTGCAGCTGAAGAAGCTGCTGCAACTGCAGCAGCAGTTGTTGCAAGTGCCACAAACAC AATAGTTCCTGTAGCCATGCAACATTTATCTCCAAATGTTGCATTAACAAATGCATCTCAAACTAGTACACCAGAACCAGGTGGAAAGTCTGCAATTGAACAAGCCATGGCTGCAACACTTGCAGCAATAAACATTCCTACTCCTCCTGCAAAGCCAGATGAGGATAGCAATTCTGCCAAAGGATCAGCAAATGACAGTCGTACCAGTACTCCTGAACCAAAAATGCAATTTAAGGATAAAAAGGAGGCAATTGAAGCATTCAAAGAGTTACTGCGAGAGAGAGATGTACCGTCGAATGCTACATGGGAACAGGCAGTAAAATTAATTCAAAGTGATCCTAGATATCCACAGATGAAGAAATTAAATGAACGTAAGCAAGCATTCAATGCGTACAAAACGCAAAAGCTTAAAGAGGAACGTGAACAAGAGCGATTGAG ATTAAAAAAAGCGAAAGAAGATTTGGAACAATTTTTGTTAGAAAATGAGAGAATGACGAGTACAACAAAGTATTACAAATGCGAAGAAATGTTCGGCAACTTGGAAGTATGGCGAGCTGTAGGCGATTCCGATCGTCGGGATATTTATGAGGATGTTATCTTCAATTTGGCAAAACGCGAAAAAGAGGAGGCAAAGCAGCTAAAAAAACGAAATACAAAGAGACTAGCACAAGTTTTAGATACTATGACTGATGTTACATATAGAACTACTTGGCAAGAAGCAcaatcattacttttacaacaTGCAGCATTTGCAGAAGATGCAGACTTATTAGAAATGGACAAAGAAGATGCTTTATTAGTATTTGAAAATCATATACGACAATTGGAAAAagatgaagaagaagagaaGGAACACGAGAAGAAACGCAGAAAACGACAAGAGAGAAAAAACAGGGACGCTTTTATA AGTTTACTTGACGAACTTCATGAGCAAGGAAAATTAACGTCGATGTCACTTTGGGTAGAACTTTATCCAATGTTATCAGCTGATTTAAGATTTTCAGCTATGCTTGGTCAGTCGGGATCAACTCCATTAGACCTCTTTAAGTTTTATGTTGAGGATCTGAAATCTAGATTCCATGACGAGAAAAAGATCATCAGGGAAATTCTGAAAGACAAGAATTTCGAAGTGCAAGTTAATACAACTTTTGAAGAGTTTGCAACTGTTGTATGCGAGGATAGAAAATCTGCGACATTAGACGCAGGTAATGTAAAATTGACGTACAATTTACTGCTCGAAAAAGCTGAAGCACGGGAAAAGGAGCGTGTAAAAGAAGAAACTAGAAAGTTCAAAAAACTAGAAACGGGTTTCAAGAATTTATTGAAAACTCTTAACGTCGATTATCAAATGACTTGGGACGATGTGCGAAATAAAATTGAGGAAGAATCAGATTTTAAAGCGATCACGTTAGAAAGCGAAAGAGTTCGAATTTTTAAGGAGTATCAGCACGAACTCGAAGAAAGTTGTAGTCACCATCATATTAGAAGTAAAaagaagaagacgaagaagGTGAAACGAAAATCACGATCTAGGTCACACAGT TCTGAAGGTAGTGATAAGGGTTTAAAGAAGAAACGACATAAATCGCGTTCACCAAGTATCCCTAGTAAATCAGATAGTTCTGGATCTGATACTAGAAAATCAAAAAGGAAGAAGAGTAAAAAGAAGAGAGGTCGTAGCCACTCT CGTTCGCATTCGAGACTTCCGTCTTCTGAAGAATCACCAGAGAGGAAACGGAAAGAGGAGAAGCACAGAAGAGCTTCAGCCCACAGTGAAGGATCTGTTACTGAAAATGCTGAGCATCACGAGCTGTCCGAGGACGAATTAGAAAAGCAAAGAGCACAGTTATTACGCGAATTGCAAATGCAACAAGAAGATAACTAA